The following proteins come from a genomic window of Panicum hallii strain FIL2 chromosome 8, PHallii_v3.1, whole genome shotgun sequence:
- the LOC112903545 gene encoding uncharacterized protein LOC112903545, with translation MTDQEVTGFDDGEVLQRVHNVDQMVRDVEFQGVYTTSELARLKQFIEDSKKPLYPGCQKYSRLSGDLKLLQLKADHGWSNKSFKQLLDLLRDMLPEGNQVAESVYEAKKIICPLGIEVEKIHACKNSCVLFHGDYADLDKCPKCGCDRYKRKKDGGDDNADDGNVPVEIGGKKKVNRGGPVRVAWYFPIIPRLKRWFATRKEAQLLRWHKEGRKKENDKLRHPADAAQWGNIDSHFKWFADDCRNLRFAMSTDGVNPFGNQSSTHSTWPVVLSMCNLPPWLCKKRKYMMLTILVSGPKQPGDRIDVYLRPLVDDLKTLWKPGVKEVWDEFGREEFTLHAMLFTTINDNPAHRNLSGQSKRKGAACPHCLEETCSLWLRNSKKFAFMGHRRFLSKKHPYREMDCQFNGEKEHRAAPLHVTGDLILLQVKDIKTIEELPKMTEKILVKRKKRDGEEEEDGKGIWNKKSILWELEYWELLDVRHSIDNMHVKKNVCESICGTLLQQKLKGKDHKNAREDLKDMGIRPELYAEETDTGTDLPVAATTLSKTERKEFCEFLHGLKVPSGYSSNFKRLVSVKDMKMNFNLMKSHDCHVLMTALLPVALRGIKTVQVRDTVTSLCLFFNAIEQKVIDEEELLKLERRHFETLCMLEATFPPTFFDLMIHLTAHLAREIWFLGPSYLHQMFPYERYFGFLKSLVHNRSFPEGAMVRGYGTIKAVEWAMGYMDPQNPIGVPHSRHEGRLAGVGTMGKKSITPDPDAFNMAHFTVIQQIDLITPFANEHMQQLREENPARSEAWVAKKHMQCFSWWLRDYVQRCSAAVTDNLITKLAVGPLFTVTTYQAMDINGYTFYTMAQDAKSVYQNSGVRVRAVDNDMQAATYYGQIEEIWELDYVGFKVALFRCRWVNGKRGVSKDKYGFVSVDLRVFGYKDEPFVFAKDVEQVFYVPDLARKNWCVVMPGKKRIVGIANVVEEEEYNQFDEIPSFDTSYMPRLVATDKTPYLRTDHHEKIHIQKSKKKPSE, from the coding sequence ATGACTGATCAAGAAGTTACGGGCTTCGATGATGGTGAGGTGTTGCAACGTGTGCACAATGTTGATCAAATGGTGCGGGATGTTGAGTTTCAAGGAGTGTACACAACTTCTGAATTAGCGAGGCTGAAGCAGTTCATTGAAGATTCAAAGAAACCCCTCTATCCTGGTTGCCAGAAGTACTCTCGCCTTTCTGGTGATCTAAAACTTCTGCAGCTTAAGGCAGATCATGGTTGGAGCAACAAAAGTTTCAAACAACTATTGGATCTGCTTAGAGACATGCTACCTGAGGGAAACCAAGTAGCCGAGTCTGTCTATGAGGCAAAGAAGATAATCTGTCCTCTGGGAATAGAGGTTGAAAAAATTCATGCATGCAAGAACAGTTGTGTATTGTTCCATGGAGACTATGCAGACCTTGACAAGTGCCCCAAGTGTGGGTGTGATCGGTACAAGAGGAAAAAAGATGGTGGAGACGATAATGCTGATGACGGGAACGTGCCCGTGGAGATCGGAGGCAAGAAGAAGGTTAACAGAGGGGGTCCTGTGAGGGTGGCATGGTATTTTCCCATCATTCCCCGGTTGAAAAGATGGTTCGCCACAAGAAAGGAGGCCCAACTCTTGCGTTGGCATAAGGAAGGCCGAAAGAAGGAAAATGACAAGCTTAGGCACCCCGCAGATGCAGCACAATGGGGTAACATTGATTCCCACTTTAAGTGGTTTGCTGATGATTGCAGAAACCTTCGGTTCGCTATGAGCACAGATGGCGTTAACCCTTTCGGTAACCAGAGTTCaacacatagcacctggcctgTCGTGCTGTCAATGTGCAACCTTCCACCCTGGCTATGCAAGAAACGGAAATACATGATGCTGACAATATTGGTCTCTGGGCCAAAGCAACCTGGCGACCGTATTGATGTCTACTTGAGGCCACTAGTTGATGACTTGAAGACACTTTGGAAGCCTGGTGTGAAGGAGGTTTGGGATGAGTTCGGGCGTGAGGAGTTCACATTGCACGCCATGTTGTTCACCACCATCAACGACAACCCGGCTCATCGCAACCTCTCCGGCCAGAGTAAAAGGAAAGGTGCAGCTTGCCCGCACTGCTTGGAAGAAACTTGCTCATTGTGGCTAAGAAATTCAAAGAAATTCGCATTTATGGGGCACCGTCGTTTCCTCAGCAAGAAACATCCCTACCGGGAGATGGATTGTCAGTTTAATGGGGAAAAGGAGCATCGAGCGGCGCCTCTGCATGTGACTGGAGATCTGATCCTCTTGCAAGTCAAGGACATCAAAACTATCGAGGAGTTACCCAAAATGACTGAAAAAATCCTTGTCAAAAGAAAGAAACGAgatggtgaagaagaagaagatgggaaAGGAATTTGGAACAAGAAATCAATTCTATGGGAGCTAGAGTATTGGGAGCTGTTGGATGTGCGTCATTCGATTGACAACATGCACGTCAAGAAGAATGTGTGTGAAAGCATTTGTGGAACATTGCTACAACAGAAGTTGAAAGGAAaagatcataaaaatgcaagggAGGATCTTAAAGATATGGGCATTAGGCCGGAGCTCTATGCAGAGGAAACAGACACGGGGACGGACCTTCCCGTCGCTGCAACCACCTTGTCAAAGACAGAGAGAAAAGAATTCTGTgagtttttgcatggtttgaAAGTACCTTCAGGCTACTCATCGAACTTCAAGAGGCTAGTGTCGGTGAAGGACATGAAAATGAATTTCAACTTGATGAAATCTCATGATTGCCATGTGTTGATGACAGCTCTTCTTCCTGTTGCACTTAGAGGTATCAAGACAGTACAGGTTCGCGACACGGTCACgagcttgtgtttattcttcaATGCAATAGAACAGAAGGTGATTGATGAGGAAGAACTATTGAAGTTAGAGAGGAGGCATTTCGAGACCCTATGCATGCTTGAAGCTACCTTCCCACCAACATTCTTTGATCTCATGATCCATCTAACAGCACACCTCGCGAGGGAGATTTGGTTCCTTGGCCCATCTTACCTTCATCAGATGTTTCCATATGAGAGGTACTTTGGATTCCTCAAATCATTGGTACATAACCGGTCATTTCCGGAGGGAGCCATGGTTCGTGGCTATGGGACCATCAAAGCAGTGGAGTGGGCCATGGGTTATATGGACCCCCAAAACCCCATTGGTGTGCCTCATTCACGGCATGAAGGTAGGCTTGCAGGTGTTGGGACCATGGGGAAAAAGTCAATCACTCCGGATCCAGATGCCTTCAACATGGCTCATTTCACCGTGATACAACAGATTGACCTGATTACACCATTTGCCAACGAGCACATGCAACAACTACGTGAAGAAAACCCTGCCCGTAGTGAGGCTTGGGTTGCAAAGAAGCACATGCAATGCTTCAGCTGGTGGCTCCGAGATTATGTCCAGAGATGCAGCGCAGCTGTAACCGACAATCTGATAACGAAACTAGCAGTGGGGCCATTATTCACTGTTACAACATACCAAGCAATGGATATCaatggatacacgttctacaccaTGGCCCAGGATGCCAAGAGCGTCTATCAAAACAGTGGTGTGCGTGTACGGGCCGTCGACAATGACATGCAGGCAGCCACATACTATGGTcaaatagaggagatatgggagcttgatTATGTAGGTTTCAAGGTAGCCTTGTTTCGGTGCAGATGGGTCAATGGGAAGAGAGGTGTGAGCAAGGATAAATATGGGTTTGTTAGTGTTGATCTGCGGGTCTTTGGTTACAAAGACGAACCGTTTGTTTTCGCCAAGGATGTTGAGCAAGTGTTCTATGTACCTGACCTTGCAAGGAAGAACTGGTGTGTGGTTATGCCTGGAAAAAAAAGGATTGTTGGGATTGCCAATGTTGTTGAGGAGGAGGAATACAACCAGTTTGATGAAATTCCATCCTTTGACACTTCATACATGCCCCGACTCGTGGCAACTGACAAAACACCGTACTTGCGAACCGACCATCATGAAAAAATCCATATCCAGAAATCAAAGAAAAAGCCATCAGAGTGA